Genomic window (Octopus bimaculoides isolate UCB-OBI-ISO-001 chromosome 28, ASM119413v2, whole genome shotgun sequence):
ttcaggtagatggccctgctcgatctgcagaaaaggcgtaggtagaaactccataagatgtacccagtgtaagctatggacacataagaggagcagcaatatcaaaggaaagctaactagcaagatagtttttgcgtgtggcagatgctcaggagcaataaacactgaaaatgtgcagaaaacaacctttgccacactccagggagaaaaactagaagtagttgatagcttctgctacctaggtgaccaagtttgtagcgggggagggtgcactgaaagtgtagctgttagaataggaatagcctgggcaaactttagagagctcttacctctgttggtgacaaagggcctctcgctcagagtaaaaggcagactgtatgatgcatgtgtatgaacagccatgctacatggcagtgaaacatgggctgtgactgctgaggacatgcgtaagctcgcaagaaatgaagccagtatgctccgatggatgtgtaatgtcagtgtgcatactcgacagagtgtaagtatcttgagagaaaagctgaacattagaagcatcagttgtggcgtgcaagagagacgactgcactggtatggacatgtggcaagaatggatgaggatagctgtgtgaaaaagtgctacaccctagcagttgagggaacctgtggaagaggtagacccaggaagacctgggatgaggtggtgaagcacgaccttcgaactttaggcctcaccgaggcaatgaccagtgaccagggcctttggaaatatgcagtacgtaaGAAAACCTGGCAaagcaagtgagagcataatgtGTGActtctgccagaagtgtagccagctcacttatttgtatctttacttcattggacattaaaaaCTCTGCTTTCgtagacctgttgaggcaagtgaatttggaatttgaaatttgaaatcgtaATCGAACCGAacccgacgactggcacccatgacaacctctccttctttggacactaaactctgcttgcgaagacctgttgggcaagtgaaatcgaaatcgtaactGAACCATACTTGTTGACTGGCACCTGCgtcagtggagcactaacagcactgtctgagcgtgttcattgccagagcagctgtctggcttccatgctagtggcgcataaatagcaccatttgagcgtaatcattacctgcgttgccttctagcacttgtgctggtgacacgttagaaaatcactcgagcgaggtcattgccagtgccgctggactggctcccgagcaggtggcatgtaaaaaacaccattttgagcgtggccattgccagtaccgtgtgactggccctcatgctggtggcatgtaaaagcatccactacactctcggagtggttggcgttagaaagggcatccagctgtagaaactctgccagattggagcccggtgcagccttctggcttgccactcctcagttaaatcatccaacccatgctagcatggaaagcggacgttaaacgatgatgatgatgatgatgatgatgtacattatAATTTGCAAATTTTTCGCATAAGCTgactaaaattaaaatgaaattacatgTGGCCTTGGCAAACAAGATATTGAAAGAAGGGGGAAATCCTAGATTCATTGACTAACTgacatttgaataataataacttaaCTGTTGATTCAGGAGACAGCTAGCAAGCTGTTGATTCATGTAAAGCAGGGAAAACATGGAACAATATTAGGGAAACTATTTTAAATATACGACAGACACTAGGCAcagaccgtgtgtgtgtgtgtgtgtgtgtgtgtgtgtgtgtgtgcgcgtgtctgtgtctgtgtataaatgtacatatgcaaacatacatgtatgttgaatgtattttgagggagatttggctgctatttctagcagacctagCTGCTATGTAGTGGTCTTTATCATTggctatccctctctctctctctcttactctctctttcacacacatacactcacacacacatagataaacacatacatacacacacacgtgcacatgcacgcacacacacacatgctcacacacacacacatgctcacacacacacacacacacacacacacacacacacacatgatgggattctttctgtttcacctaccaagtccactcacaaggctttgatcaataCATGGCTAGAATTCAACatgcttgcctaaggtgtcacaaagtgggactgaacccagaaccatgtggttgggaagcaagcttcttaccacacagcatgcttgtgcatatgtacatatatatagatgcataaatacatatatatttgtatgtatgtatgtatgtatgtatgtatgtatatatatatatatatatatatatatatatatatatatatatatatatatataaatatatctgcatgtatgtatgtatgtatgtatgtatgtatgtatgtatgcatgtatatatacatatgtttgtatacatgtatgcatacatacataaaaacatgcatacataatcaaGACAGTAGGGTTCAATCTTAGAGAGATTCAGagcttttgctgctatttctaacaaaagaATTTATGACTTCAAGGCTTCTCTCTAAACATTTAAAGAATAGGCATACATCAGAATTCTTCAGATCTCCAGTACATTTTTAGCCATAATCGCCAAGAACCAAGCGGGAAACCGACCTTTGTTGTATATTGGATGAAAGATATTTTCCACCTTCACTGAATTAACCTTTTATTTTGACCTTAAGATGTAATAGGAACGgggaatggaaaacaaaaaaggaaaagaaaaatattttcacttggacataaaaatcaatattagccACATgcgaatatgcatatgtgtgtatgtgtgtgggtatgtatgtgtatacatgcatatatacatatatatacatacatacatacatatatatatatatatatatatatatatatatataNNNNNNNNNNNNNNNNNNNNNNNNNNNNNNNNNNNNNNNNNNNNNNNNNNNNNNNNNNNNNNNNNNNNNNNNNNNNNNNNNNNNNNNNNNNNNNNNNNNNNNNNNNNNNatatatacatatacatatacgtttgtgtatatatgtatatattcatatatgtatgtatatatttatatatatatatatatatgtatatatttatatatatatatatatatatgtatatttatatatatatatatatatgtatatttatatatatatatatgtgtgtgtgtgtgtgtgtgtgtatatttatatatatatacatattcagacatatatatatattcagacataacatatatgtgtatatacgtgcatatatgtgcatatgtgtatgtatgtatgtatatatatgtgtctgtatgtgtatatataaacatatatatataggtacatagatagatagatgtagatatatgtataatgtgtgtgtgtgcatgtgtttgtgtatgttgagtatgtgtgtgtgtgtttatatatatatatatatatatatatatatatatatatttgtatataatgctttcttctttgtcttcactCCCTCCCCTTTTCATCTTGTTCTAAAGGCCCCTTATGTCAAAAGGATATTTTACATCAAATAGACTTTCATAGGTTATTTGGTTATTTTTGCTATTAATGTACAGACAGaacatgtatctaaatatataaaattatattattattattatcactatcattactattattattattattattattattattattattattattattattattattactactactactactactactactactactactactactactactactactactactactgctattatcattattatcatcattattattacataatgttatatataagtatatatacacacacacatatgtatgtatatatatatatacacagacatacacacattatatatatatatatatatatatatatatatatatatatacacacacacatacatatacatacacatatatatgtatacacagacatatatatacatgcatatcatatatatatatatatatatatacagacatacacacacatgtgtatatatatatatatatatatatatatatatatgtgtgtgtgtgtgtgtgtgtgtgtgtatacatatagatttataatatatataatatatataacatatgtaggtatgtattcatatatctatatatatgtttacatacatctatacatatatatatgttataaaattatacatgtatatacgtgtgttgtgtatatgtatacatgtatgtatgtgtctgtatgtatgaagtgTGCATGtcagtatgcatgaatgaatgaatatattactctgtctgtctctctctgtctctctctctctctctctctctctctctctttatatgtatgtatatatatatacacagacatacacacattatatatatatatatatatatatatatatatatatatatatatatatatatacacatacatatacatacacatatatatgtatacacagacatatatatacatgcatatcatatatatatatatatacagacatacacacacatgtgtgtatatatatgtgtgtgtgtgtgtgtgtgtgtgtgtatacatatagatttatatatatatatatatatatatacacatatgtatatacacacacatatagagagagttaTTTCAGTATTTACTCTTTTAATAGAACTAAAAGAACCACAATTTAAGGAAAAGTACTTAGTAACATATGGAAAAATGGAGGTAATTGTTTATTCAgatgatataaatgtgtgtgtgtaataaatgcatatatactttaatatttacttacacaTGTACATGAATTTTTGCTTTAGTACATCTGTGGTGTGTgcaggtgtgcatgtatgtgtagtttATTAAATTTAGATTTATACATTCATAACTCACATGTTCTACTCAGTCAATGCCAGATGTTCTGTGGTCGTTTCATTacaacttgatatatatatttccctacaGATATCTTTCATCATCGTTGGCTTCTGTAGAATTGAAGTTGCCTgtgacatacatatttatatgcagatagatagatagatagacagacagacagacagacagatagatagatagatagatagatagatagatagatagacagacagatatacatacagacaggcagacagacagacagacagacagaaagatagatagaaaggtagctAAATAGACAGATAGGGGTTTCATAGAAGAAATGTGTGAAACaggattgaatatatatacatttactagcaacacacacacacacacacacacacacacacacatatatatttctgtgtgtgtgtgtgtgtgtgtgtgtgtgtgtgtgtgtgtgtgcgtgcacctgagtgtgcatgtatgtgcaatgtatatatatatatatatataaataagtatatataaatatatatatcatctgaaTTAATAATTATCTCTACTTTTCTATGTTACTGAGTACTTTACCTTAAATTTTAGTTCTCTTAATTCTTTTCAAAGAGAAAATACCAAAATACCTCCtcgcttatagatatatatgtgtgtgtgtgtgtgtgtatacatacatatgtacatacatttatatatatatatatatatatatatatatatatNNNNNNNNNNNNNNNNNNNNNNNNNNNNNNNNNNNNNNNNNNNNNNNNNNNNNNNNNNNNNNNNNNNNNNNNNNNNNNNNNNNNNNNNNNNNNNNNNNNNNNNNNNNNNNNNNNNNNNNNNNNNNNNNNNNNNNNNNNNNNNNNNNNNNNNNNNNNNaagcctacgctcttccactgaaaggaacacagaaagaaacaaggagagaaaataaatgaatgtgtagtggctagcgatctatcatagggAATAccagacagaggggtcacacaggagaggagctaggaagaaggggagataataatgtatatatatatatatatatatatatatcgaaatcgtgaaggcacctgtgcccagcgtcgcctttctggcacttgtgcccgcagcatgtgtaaaaatgaaaaataaaaatctaaggtaaggaatgaaacaagtaaaacacaaaCTATGAATGTTTCATAGAAAAGTGATGCTTGTTACATAAGTTGTAACATACATAGATCCAGCTGAGCTAATCTTCAGGTCCTATTACCTATAAGCTGTTTACATTGTCACATAGAGATGAACAAATGAATTATCAAACTATCCTGGTGAGTGGTGTAAGAAAGAGAGGTAAAGTTGATGGTGCTGAGAAGCCAGAACTAACCCTCAGGGTAACATATTCAAATTGATGAATAGGAGAAAGCATGGTGAACAAGAGCTGGTGGTGGATGGATAGAAAGAGATACCAGGGGTGCCAAAGCACTTGGGTAGATAGAAGCGAGGGTTGTCAATGGTGAGTGGGGCTTAGTGGTAAGACTGAAGAATAGAGGATAGAAGGAAGTGGCTCAGTGGACAGAGGGTGTGATGACTGGCAGAACTTGTGGATATAGTAAAAGAAACACAGTATCACActgtgggacagaacctgaaactgCCTGGTTGTtaaggaaacttcttaaccatacagccatatctCATGtctgatttttctcttttttttattttctttctttgttttttttttgtttttgaaatgtaagaaataagaaattaaaatttcacttctttttttatatatttttcagtaatTCAACAGCAGTATTTCCAGACTATCAGAAATTTAACTTCTCTTCTACTGACTAGATGCAACCATTTGACTGTGTTCAGTCTGGAGCTGTGCCTTTGACCAAATACAAGCTATTAAAAAATTTGGTATGATTATTGCTCAACACTAATAGATTTTTctggttattgttattgtgttaAACACCAGGCCATATCTGATGGTATATTTTGGAGACTTCCACACACACTAATAGAGAATGGTATTTTGGcagacacacacaacatggaATTGAAGATCTACCAATACTAAAAAGTGAGTACAGCGAGTCCTGATGTGGTGTGGTGGAGTATAGTGTCATGTGATGAAACTCATTATGGTAGCAACCACTTGAAGAAGAACTACATTTTCCTATAACTACTTTCAATCAACTACGACCACCCTAGGGCACAATCTTGCatcttgatatataaaaaaattaaaatttttctgttactgtttcaataatttgacaGCTACATGACTATGCTGTAGTACCGActctattttcaaaatataagaaaaattagaatttttcGGATAATGGTCTCAACAATTTAATAGCTGCACGACCAAGCTGTAgcatctgaaatataaaaaattaacattttttgttttgtttttatacctTTTTATTAACTGCCAACTTCTCACCCACTTCTATCCTCATCACTGCCCCAACTTTCATTTCTGATAACATGCATCTTCGTATTCTATAAAACTTTTGAAATTTCATCATTGACATTTGATATTTGTAATGGAAATGGAAGCTTTTAAGTCACTtcttatgtaaaaagaaaaaggaaaagagaaagtaaaaaggaaagattttTGCGTAATGGTTTAACGGTGAAAGACCGCAAGATGtttagaaaaacaagaagaaaactaaaactaCAGTGAAAAAAGAAACTGTTGTGTTAACCTCAAACACTTTATGTTAACACTGCACCACATCTACCCTGCACTccaccaacacatgcacacattgttacaaaataacaacatcaacaacagtggtGATTGTAGTTGAAATGgataaaggaatgaaaataaaagtcagAATTAGGCCCACTACAACATGATCAACGCAGCATGTGTCTTTAGACAATGTAATGTAACGTTATGGAAATGGAAGCTTTTATGTTAAACTCAAACACATCCTCCTCCTCTGCCACAGATGCGCCATTTCTCATagctaacaacaaaaacagcaagttCAGCAAtggaagtgaaaataaaaattacaactcCTACAACAGATATTTAAATGGTTCTATCACCCctaacaacagtaacagtaataCTCTTGCTCTTGCAACTTATGAACCTGTTGTTTCTGGTGGTTTTGATTATTCAGCTTCGGTTTCACTTACTAATGATTCCACCACTTTTATTACGAGCAGTAGTGTAATAGTATCTAATGAGGATGAATTTGTTATTCCTTTTAGCCTTGCTGAAATCATCTTGATTTCTTTCATTCTGGTAGTTTTGTCATCGACCACAATTGCTGGTAATATATTTGTAGTTGTAGCTTTCAAAATTGAGAAAAAACTGCGAACAGTCAGCAGTTATTTTTTACTGAGTCTAGCAGTCGCCGATTTTTCGGTTGGATTAATATCTATGCCGTTTTATTCTCTGTATGTTCTCTATGGCTACAGTTGGCCGTTCGGATCAGTACTTTGTGATTGCTGGCTCGCCCTGGATTACACAATGAGTAACGCATCAGTAGCAAACTTACTAATCATCAGCTTTGACCGTTACTTCTCGGTCACTCGTCCTCTGACCTACAGAGCAAAAAGAACTCCGAAAAGAGCCGCAATCATGATTGGCTGTGCCTGGGTCATATCAATCCTGCTTTGGTCCCCATGGATTTTCTCATGGCCCTACATTGAAGGGAAACGTACCGTTCCTTCTAAAGACTGTTATATACAATTcttaaaaacaaattcttttatCACTGTTATTACTGCATTATTAGCTTTTTATTTACCTGTCTCAATAATGATTTACCTGTATTATAAGATTTGGAGAGCTACAGAAAACCGACAGAAAGGACTCGTCAATTTGATTGCAGCCAAACACCTAAatggcagcagtagcaacagcagcagcagtaaaaaaCACAACATTTCCAGTAGTAAAAAAAACACTATTTCcagtgaagaagatgaagaaatatCTAGCAACAGTTTTATTAGCTCTAAACAAAAGAGAAGCAATaacttttgttcattttcttcacCTACTAAAAAAACTGATGGTAGATTCCAGTACAATAATTATAATCACAATAATGATAACGAAGATGAAAACCAACATCAACAGCTAGGAAAGAAGACCAAAAACAACAGCAAGTGGAAGAAAAGGCTGCCAAAATGGTTAACAAGTCATCGGAATCTGAATCCGAATCCTAATCCAAATCGTGTCAAAAAACTGTGCTGCCCGATAATAGATCGTGATGTTGATTATATCGATGACTCTAGCACAAGTGATCCACCAGGATCTCCCCCTGCCATGAGAGATCAAGAATTATCCCAATTAAAGTTAACACTGAAATCGCCAGCTGTTCTGCCAGCAGATAAAGACAAAGATGGATATTCTTCCCATTTCATATCAGTCCCTGATAATATAAACTCAATGATGACCATCACTCCTAAGTCTTCTGATATACAACCAATGAGAAAATCCAGCAGAAGTCTAGATGTCAGTAATGTTGATAGAGACCAAGAATTCTCAAGACTGACACTGAAGTCCTTTACCGTTTCTTTGTCGAGTAAAAATGGAGATGATTGTTCTGATTTCACACCATtatcaaataatttaataaatacaagGAATTCAAATATGCTGAAATCTTCTGAGAGACGCCAAAATAAAAGTTCTGGCAGCCAAATGCTTCTTTCACCTCTTAGTGATACAAATGTCGATTTGAAGGGATATGTCGATGATACTCCTTCTACGAATGAGGAGGACATGACTAGTGGTATGTCAAGTCGGCAGCATAGTAATCTGTCTGaagttactgctgctactatggTTGACGAAGGaggagaagaacaacaacaacaacaaaaacaacagcaacaacaagaaatgaTTTATGATGACCAAAAAGAGAGATTGATGTACACATCTTTAATTAAATCATCTGATGCTGATAGCAGCAATGATGACAAGAACCTGAACcaacaaaatattgaaacagtgaaaggaaaagaaaataaagatgattCTGAAATGGTAGAaagaataacagtaacaaaagataaagtaaaagcaaagtttgatAAAACTAAGGTGAACGCAGGAACATCAAATTGCGAAAGAAAGACTAAAGATGTTACTAATATTGTTGAGAgagataacaataacaagaaatggGATGAGGATGATGGCAATGTTTTGTGTAATGGCAAAGCTTTTTGTCATGACAGGTTAGAGCGTGGAGCAAAGTTTGCTGAAAATGAACAGAAAGAACAAATGATGAATTTTGAAGCAAACAAAGATGCGGTGATTAgtattgatgatgttgattgtactgtaacatataataataacaacagggaATGTTATAAACCTAAAGATGATGGTAGTACTTCGTATCATGCTAGATCAGGGCTAGAGTTAAAAGCAAAGATGGACAAAACTAAACAAACTGAGGAAATGTGGActtgtgaaagaaaatacaatgcAAGTGCTGTTGGTATTGACAATGTTGATAGTTCAAAGACTGATAACCATAACATGAAATGTGATGGGTCAGAGTTAAAAGCAAAATGTGGCAGAACTGTGCAGAGAGAAAAGGCAGCAAACTTTGaagcaaaaaacagaaaatgtgcaCCGATTAGTGTTGATAATGTTGATAGTATGAATATGGATAATAATGATGGAAAATGCAGTAAAGAAGAAGGCAGTAATGATTTGTGTAGCAGCAGATTTGAGGGCAAAGTAAAATTTGTCAAAAGCAAACACAAAGAAGAAACGTCAGATTCAGAAATAAAGgatgaacaacaagaaaaaatggcGGTGGTGATTAGTTTCGATGATGACTGCGATGGTGTTGAAATAGATAGCAACAATTTAAAATGCAAgaaaaatggtggtgatgatgatgatgatgatgatgatgacgacgatggtgatgatgatggtagtggtgacaaCGACGCTGGTGACAATAGTAACAGTCTGTGTTTGGGTAGTGATAAACAATGTAAGAGAAACCAGTGTAATTCAAATCATGTTAGATTAAAGCTCGAGAAAGAACCTGGACTGGATGTTGTAGGCTCACTTGAACAGAACAGCTTACTTACTCCCTCGCCTTCTTCATCTTCACCACCTACATCACCAGGTGATAAGTTACTGCTTGTACATCAGGGAAGGAAAAATGCAGCCATGACAGATGACAGCGGTTTGCATTTATGCAATGACAGACAACATGAGAGAAACCACAAAAATTCGTGCCATGTCCACTTAGGGATAGAAATAACCCAAGACGATGTAGACCCAATCGAACAAAATAATACCACCTCCTCTCCATGGTCTTCTTCACTACCTTCACCACTTGGATCAATAGATACGCCATTGCTTGACAGTCAGAACACTGGGAATAAAGCAATAATGAAAAACCGACAACAGAGAAACCAGGAGCAAAAAGCAACCAAGATGGATGACAGTAGTTTGTGCGATGAAAAAATATACCAAAATAAAAGCTGGGAAAATTCATGTAATGTTAGGTCAGAGGCAAGGACGAATGCTGATCAACTGATTGAATCAAACCAATTGAACATTATAACTTCtccatcttcctcttcttcttcccttcc
Coding sequences:
- the LOC106881417 gene encoding probable WRKY transcription factor protein 1 — translated: MEMEAFMLNSNTSSSSATDAPFLIANNKNSKFSNGSENKNYNSYNRYLNGSITPNNSNSNTLALATYEPVVSGGFDYSASVSLTNDSTTFITSSSVIVSNEDEFVIPFSLAEIILISFILVVLSSTTIAGNIFVVVAFKIEKKLRTVSSYFLLSLAVADFSVGLISMPFYSLYVLYGYSWPFGSVLCDCWLALDYTMSNASVANLLIISFDRYFSVTRPLTYRAKRTPKRAAIMIGCAWVISILLWSPWIFSWPYIEGKRTVPSKDCYIQFLKTNSFITVITALLAFYLPVSIMIYLYYKIWRATENRQKGLVNLIAAKHLNGSSSNSSSSKKHNISSSKKNTISSEEDEEISSNSFISSKQKRSNNFCSFSSPTKKTDGRFQYNNYNHNNDNEDENQHQQLGKKTKNNSKWKKRLPKWLTSHRNLNPNPNPNRVKKLCCPIIDRDVDYIDDSSTSDPPGSPPAMRDQELSQLKLTLKSPAVLPADKDKDGYSSHFISVPDNINSMMTITPKSSDIQPMRKSSRSLDVSNVDRDQEFSRLTLKSFTVSLSSKNGDDCSDFTPLSNNLINTRNSNMLKSSERRQNKSSGSQMLLSPLSDTNVDLKGYVDDTPSTNEEDMTSGMSSRQHSNLSEVTAATMVDEGGEEQQQQQKQQQQQEMIYDDQKERLMYTSLIKSSDADSSNDDKNLNQQNIETVKGKENKDDSEMVERITVTKDKVKAKFDKTKVNAGTSNCERKTKDVTNIVERDNNNKKWDEDDGNVLCNGKAFCHDRLERGAKFAENEQKEQMMNFEANKDAVISIDDVDCTVTYNNNNRECYKPKDDGSTSYHARSGLELKAKMDKTKQTEEMWTCERKYNASAVGIDNVDSSKTDNHNMKCDGSELKAKCGRTVQREKAANFEAKNRKCAPISVDNVDSMNMDNNDGKCSKEEGSNDLCSSRFEGKVKFVKSKHKEETSDSEIKDEQQEKMAVVISFDDDCDGVEIDSNNLKCKKNGGDDDDDDDDDDDGDDDGSGDNDAGDNSNSLCLGSDKQCKRNQCNSNHVRLKLEKEPGLDVVGSLEQNSLLTPSPSSSSPPTSPGDKLLLVHQGRKNAAMTDDSGLHLCNDRQHERNHKNSCHVHLGIEITQDDVDPIEQNNTTSSPWSSSLPSPLGSIDTPLLDSQNTGNKAIMKNRQQRNQEQKATKMDDSSLCDEKIYQNKSWENSCNVRSEARTNADQLIESNQLNIITSPSSSSSSLPAPCSANIPLLDRRKITDSERITTTRQTHVTNKVWNKARSQQDKKMRCQDKKAAKTLTAILLVFIITWTPYNIFAVLQVFCEGCINNTVYAIGYWLCYLNSTINPFCYALCNVNFRTAFMRIICCRRKSRPVQRITYTRRHGYYKYHYYLQKQDEPTRTSCEPSKTTKAAGEGTSARW